Below is a window of Caldalkalibacillus thermarum DNA.
TGAAGGGGGTGAACTAGATATATGGAAGTCTGTACTTCCTGCGTTTCGGACGAGATAGCGGGCACAATTTCACAAAGGCTGAAGCGGAAGCAGCCCGTCAGTGGGCGTTCGGTTTGGCCACGGAGATCGAAGAAAAGCTTTTTCTTCTGGACGTCGAGCCGGATGCCCGTTACAGGCTGTTTCCAGCCAAACCGTCATCCCATTGCAGCCTTTGTCCGTTTGCAATTGAGTGTTATCGGAGATTTGGATAGACAGTCCTGCCTCCTGGGTACAAAAACAAGAAAAATAAGGATAATATGGGAAAGCGTGAAGAATCCATAGTTAACCGGATGTGATAGAAAAAAGCTTTTTTTCGATCGTGACGGACTCCTACCACTTCTGTTATAATCAAGTCAAAGTGAGGGATCGTATATGGAGGATGTGCTGAATCAAATTCTCGGTGAATTGCATAAAGTAAACAATCAACTTGATGGGCTGGAAAAAGGTCAAAAAGAGTTAAAAGGTGAGATTCAGGGATTAAAAAATGAAGTTCAGGAATTAAAACAGTCACAAAAAGAACTTAAAACCGAAATCCTTAAAAACCGTGAAAGCATAGATAATCTGGCAACAGAAATGAGAAGCCACTTCCGTCATTTGGAAACGAACATAGAACAACACTACAAAGCTTTCGGCGTTGTATCAGAAAAAATAAGAAACATCGAATACAGTGTCGATTTTCTGGGAGAGAAAACCGGTCGGCACGACATGGAAATTAACAATATCCAGAAAAAGTTACAATCGGTTTCCGGGGATTAATCCCCGGTTTTTTGCTTGTTATCGGTAAGATAATATTGTAATATATATACAGAACCTTTGTTTGTTCCGGTGAACCCACAGGGAAGACCGGGTATGCGCATACCGGTGTATGCGCAGTGAGCGGCGAACCGTCACATGTGCCTTTGCACATGATCGGGCGGAGGGCTGAGAAAAGTTGCATCGCCGGAAGGACGGATACCACCAGGCTATGTGGTATGGGCGATGTGACAGCTCCACGCCACCGTCTGTAAAAAAAGGTGTGGAGGGGAGTTTCCCGAAAAATCCGGCGCGGGGTGTGTCGGTGAATCGTTGCACATAAGCAACGAAAAATGTTGATTATAGAAGCAAACCGTACTTTTGTACGGTTTTGATAAAAAAGGTCAAGTGTACCCAATAAAGGGTATTACTTGGCCTTTTTTGTTTTTTGGAATAAAAATACCGCCAGCCCCTAGGTCAACTGGCGGATAAAAAATCCTATAAGCCCCCTAATGAATTTGGACAACTAAGGTGTGATCTATTAAACTATTAACTATAAAATTAGGGGGCTGATGAATATGAAACGCCAAAGACATTCTGTTGAATTTAAAATACAAGTTGTCAAGGAGGCCTTAGAGGCCGGAAATAAGGCTGCTGTGGCCCGTCGGTATGATATTCACCCAAATCTGGTGCATCGTTGGACAAAAGAATATCAAGACGGTAAATTTGGCGATGTAGATGTTACGGCAACCCCAACACTCGATGCAAAAGCATTGTCACAGGAGAATAAGCAACTGAAGAAACTATTAGGTGAAAAAGACCTGGAGATTGCAATTCTCCGTGATCTATTAAAAAAGAAAAACCCTCACTTGCTGAAAAAATTGAAGTAGCTGACAAATGGATTCGTAAAGGATACCCCATCAGAACGGTGCTGAAAATCATAGGCATCGCCCGTTCGACTTATTACTACCGCAAATATTATCGTGTGAAAGAAAAAACAGTGAGTGAGGGACGACCAGCACCGGGGTATTCATATAACCATAAAGGGATAAAAGTNATGTCGGTTGATCATTAACAAAAAGAAAGTTTATCGCCTATGTAAAGAACTTGGCATCTTGCGTCCCAACGCGAGAAGCAAAACAAACCACTGGTGTTAGTATAGTTTCATGGACACATTTTAGTTAAGTCCCTTACAATAAAAATTGGGAGAGGATGTGTCCAATATGAACCGAAAGAAATTCAATGACGACTTTAAAAAAATGATTGTGGATCTCTACCATTCAGGAACTTCTGTTAAAGATCTGTGTGGCGAATATGGCGTATCTGAAGTGACGGTTTACAGATGGATCAAGCAGTTTACTCCAGTGGGTTCTGGAGATGAGTCCATCACCCAGAAAGAGATGGTTGAGATGAAGAAGGAAATGCTCCGTCTCCAACAAGAGAATGAGATCTTAAAAAAGGCTATGGCCATATTCGCCAAAAAGTAAAGGATACTGAGTTAGCAGAATTCATTGACAATCATAAAGCAGATTATCCAGTTCATACCCTGTGTAAAGTGCTGGGTTTCCCCGAAGCACGTACTATCAAAGACTGAATCATAAAGAGTCAAACCGCGAACGTGAGAACCGGGAGATCACCCAAAGAATTAACAGCATTCATCAGGAGAGCAAACAGCGCTATGGCGCTCCCAAAATCCATCATCTGTTGAAGCAGGAAGGATTTCAAGTCAGCCTAAAGAGAGTGCAGCGTTTAATGAAGAAGTCAGGTATTCGTTCCATTGTGAAAAAGAAATACAAACCCTATCGAGCAAGGAAAAGGTGATCTAACGGGACAATCTGCTCAAACAGGATTTTACCACCAACACCATCAATGAGAAGTGGGTCGCTGATATCACCTACATTCATACCCTTAAAGATGGATGGTGTTACTTGGCTTCTGTGATGGATTTACATACCCAAAAAATCGTTGGCTATTCCTTTGCCAAATCGATGACTACTGATCTAGTCATCAAAGCGTTAGCAAATGCTTGTGATACACAACAGCCTAAACGCGGGCTTATTCTGCACACGGATTTGGGGACACAATATACGAGTGAAGCATTTGAGCAATATGTCAAATCTCAGGGAATCATACAGTCATTCAGCCGAAAGGGATGTCCTTATGACAATGCTTGTATAGAAGGGTGGTATAACCGTAAAAGAATCCATAGCCGTCTGGGTTACAGAACACCTCAGGAAGTGGAAGATCTTTTGAAACATTCGGCTTAAAACTTAACTTTTTTGTGTCCAGGATATTGACTCAAATCCATAGAAGAATAACTTGGGATAACAAAAAGCATTAGAAAAATAATATGAGGGGAAGGGCTACTGATAGGCTAACTTCCCCGGACCAACCATTATTGTTGTGGGTAATGCAGTGTTACGACATTTTTTCCTCTATTGAGTACTCAAATATCTCTAAATACTTCTCTGATCTTCTTAACTTATGAGGAAGAGGCGGCCTTTTATCCTTTTCCAATTTCTAATGGTTTTCTCATCAACACCTAAATATTTTGCTGCTTCTTCCAGTGTATGTCCATGATATACCCGAGCTTTTTCAACTTTTGTCCAAGCGTCCTTTCAAGGAGTTTATCGTGGTAGCCAACGTACCAGATGGGTTTCTCCAACGCATTGGCCAACTTTTTAGCATTCATTCATCTATCAATTATTGAGTGAAAGGAGTCTGTCAATGAATATCAATGAACAAGTAGTGCTTATTACTGGAGCAAGTCGTGGTCTAGGTGCGGCCATTGCACGTGCATTTTCCAGGGAGGGTGCCCGTGTCGTAATCAACTATTATCGTAGCGAAAAGTTAGCCAATAAATTAGCAGAAGAGTTAGGTGATCAATCTCTTGCCATCAAGGCTGACATCAGAGATTCAAACCAAGTAACAGCTATGTTTGACCAAGCAAAAAAATATTTCAAACATCCTGTTACGACTATCGTAAACAATGCACTGGTCAACTATGTATTTGATCCCCAAAATCGTAAGACACCTGATACAATTAGCTGGGATGATTATATGCAACAATTAGAAGGGAGCGTTAAAGCAGCCCTAAATACTATTCAGGCCGGATT
It encodes the following:
- a CDS encoding transposase — protein: MKRQRHSVEFKIQVVKEALEAGNKAAVARRYDIHPNLVHRWTKEYQDGKFGDVDVTATPTLDAKALSQENKQLKKLLGEKDLEIAILRDLLKKKNPHLLKKLK
- a CDS encoding 3-oxoacyl-ACP reductase; the protein is MNINEQVVLITGASRGLGAAIARAFSREGARVVINYYRSEKLANKLAEELGDQSLAIKADIRDSNQVTAMFDQAKKYFKHPVTTIVNNALVNYVFDPQNRKTPDTISWDDYMQQLEGSVKAALNTIQAGLTDMKKIGFGRIINIGTNLVQNPVVPYHDYTTSKAALLGFTRNMARELGAYGITVNMVSGGLLRTTDASSATSQEVFDLIESTTPLRKVTTPEDLADVVLFFASPWARAVTGQNLIVDGGLVMN